A single region of the Aeromicrobium chenweiae genome encodes:
- a CDS encoding aldo/keto reductase — MTLSSRTLGSSDISVPAVGIGCNAFGTRIDSERTTAVVAAALDHGVTFFDTADTYGRGESETLLGAALAGRRDEVVLATKFGMDMGGVNGDDGGRRGTASYVRTAVEASLRRLGTDHIDLYQLHTPDPSTPLEETLGAMNELVVEGKVRAIGCSNLQAWQVVDAAWISRTQGLASFVTAQNEYSLYNRTAEVELVPACLSLGVGILPYYPLAYGLLTGKYRRDQAPPAGSRLELASQTERLRTADWDRIEQLEAFASARGITLLDLAIGGLAAQPAVSSVIAGVTRPEQVAANAAAAEWVPSAEDLEELAQIGRPRQSYTTFAPR, encoded by the coding sequence ATGACGCTCTCCTCTCGCACGCTCGGCTCCAGCGACATCTCGGTCCCGGCGGTCGGCATCGGTTGCAACGCGTTCGGCACGCGCATCGACTCCGAACGCACCACGGCGGTGGTGGCCGCCGCCCTCGACCACGGGGTCACGTTCTTCGACACCGCGGACACGTACGGCCGGGGGGAGAGTGAGACGCTCCTCGGGGCCGCGCTGGCGGGACGCCGCGACGAGGTCGTGCTGGCGACGAAGTTCGGCATGGACATGGGCGGGGTCAACGGCGACGACGGGGGACGGCGTGGGACCGCCTCGTACGTCCGCACCGCGGTCGAGGCGAGCCTGCGACGCCTCGGCACCGACCACATCGACCTGTACCAGCTGCACACCCCCGACCCGTCGACCCCGCTGGAGGAGACGCTGGGTGCGATGAACGAGCTCGTGGTCGAGGGCAAGGTCCGGGCGATCGGTTGCTCGAACCTGCAGGCCTGGCAGGTCGTCGACGCGGCGTGGATCTCCCGGACCCAGGGCCTGGCCTCGTTCGTGACGGCTCAGAACGAGTACTCCCTCTACAACCGCACCGCGGAGGTCGAGCTCGTCCCCGCGTGCCTCTCGCTCGGCGTCGGGATCCTGCCGTACTACCCGTTGGCGTACGGCCTGCTGACCGGCAAGTACCGGCGCGACCAGGCGCCGCCGGCGGGGTCCCGGCTCGAGCTGGCGTCGCAGACCGAACGTCTGCGCACCGCGGACTGGGACCGCATCGAGCAGCTCGAGGCCTTCGCGTCGGCACGGGGGATCACGCTGCTCGACCTCGCGATCGGAGGGCTGGCCGCCCAGCCCGCGGTCTCCAGCGTGATCGCGGGAGTGACGCGCCCTGAGCAGGTCGCCGCGAATGCCGCCGCGGCCGAGTGGGTGCCGTCGGCCGAGGACCTGGAGGAGCTGGCGCAGATCGGGCGACCGCGGCAGTCCTACACGACGTTCGCCCCGAGGTAG
- a CDS encoding pyrimidine reductase family protein → MTPDDDEIRRLYAYPASDRPWVRTNFVATLDGAAHDAGGRSGPLGGDVDTHVFGILRSLADVVVVGAGTARTEGYGPAGVPIAVVSRSLDVPEALVVPGHIVITTADAPADRLARLRSTLDVIAAGDGEIDWPAVLDELASRGLRHVLCEGGPTLHGDLVGLDLVDEVCLTIAPVLAAGGAPRIAHGPQAVDRPMTLGHALDVDGVLLTRWVRDRT, encoded by the coding sequence GTGACTCCCGACGACGACGAGATCCGCCGGCTGTACGCCTACCCCGCGTCGGACCGTCCCTGGGTGCGCACCAACTTCGTCGCGACCCTTGACGGTGCCGCCCACGACGCGGGCGGCCGCTCCGGTCCCCTCGGCGGCGACGTCGACACCCACGTCTTCGGCATCCTGCGCTCCCTGGCCGACGTGGTCGTGGTGGGCGCCGGCACCGCACGCACCGAGGGCTACGGCCCGGCCGGCGTCCCGATCGCGGTGGTGAGCCGCAGCCTCGACGTGCCGGAGGCGCTCGTCGTCCCGGGCCACATCGTCATCACGACCGCGGACGCGCCGGCCGACCGGTTGGCCCGCCTCCGCTCGACTCTCGACGTCATCGCCGCGGGAGACGGCGAGATCGACTGGCCGGCCGTGCTGGACGAGCTGGCCTCCCGGGGTCTCCGCCACGTCCTCTGCGAGGGCGGACCCACGCTGCACGGCGACCTCGTCGGCCTGGACCTCGTCGACGAGGTGTGCCTCACGATCGCCCCCGTCCTCGCGGCGGGCGGCGCGCCCCGGATCGCCCACGGCCCGCAGGCGGTCGACCGTCCCATGACGCTCGGGCACGCGCTGGACGTCGACGGCGTCCTGCTCACCCGATGGGTGCGCGACCGCACCTAG
- the efeU gene encoding iron uptake transporter permease EfeU: MLANFLIGLREGLEASLVVSILIAYLVKTDRRHHIRYIWMGIAAAIALVVIAFTAINLAIGSLPFRTQELVGGTLSILAAGLVTWMIFWMRRTARGLKKELESELADAVTLGPLAVALVAFLTVGREGLETAAIMYGTVADAYTATPFIGAAGGLLVAVVLGYLIYRGAITVNLGKFFTVTGYLLIIVAAGVLAYGIYDLQEARFLPHLTFQVGGISHLGNAVFDISSTIPPDSWYGTLLKGTVNFQPNPSWLQVIGWACYLFPVLWLYSRKPAGPPSGAAADKRVDAVR, encoded by the coding sequence GTGCTCGCCAACTTCCTCATCGGACTCAGAGAGGGTCTGGAAGCCAGCCTCGTCGTCAGCATCCTGATCGCGTACCTCGTCAAGACCGACCGCCGGCACCACATCCGCTACATCTGGATGGGGATCGCCGCGGCGATCGCGCTGGTCGTGATCGCGTTCACCGCGATCAACCTCGCGATCGGCTCCCTGCCGTTCCGCACGCAGGAGCTCGTCGGCGGCACGCTGTCCATCCTCGCCGCGGGCCTGGTGACCTGGATGATCTTCTGGATGCGGCGCACCGCACGCGGGCTGAAGAAGGAGCTGGAGAGCGAGCTGGCGGACGCCGTCACCCTCGGACCGCTCGCGGTCGCGCTCGTCGCGTTCCTGACCGTGGGGCGCGAGGGGCTCGAGACTGCCGCGATCATGTACGGCACGGTCGCGGACGCCTACACCGCGACGCCGTTCATCGGTGCGGCCGGCGGGCTGCTGGTCGCCGTAGTGCTCGGCTACCTCATCTACCGCGGTGCCATCACCGTGAACCTCGGCAAGTTCTTCACCGTCACGGGCTACCTGCTGATCATCGTGGCGGCCGGCGTGCTGGCGTACGGCATCTACGACCTGCAGGAGGCGCGGTTCCTGCCGCACCTCACCTTCCAGGTCGGCGGCATCTCCCACCTCGGCAACGCGGTCTTCGACATCTCCTCGACCATCCCGCCGGACAGCTGGTACGGCACCCTGCTCAAGGGCACGGTGAACTTCCAGCCCAACCCGTCGTGGCTGCAGGTCATCGGCTGGGCCTGCTACCTCTTCCCCGTGCTGTGGCTGTACTCCCGCAAGCCGGCCGGACCCCCCAGCGGCGCCGCGGCCGACAAGCGCGTCGACGCTGTCCGGTAG
- the hemE gene encoding uroporphyrinogen decarboxylase, with protein sequence MVSIPTLTDSAFLQACRGERPAHTPVWFMRQAGRSLPEYLAIREGTTMLDSCFRTDMVVEITMQPVRRYGVDAAIFFSDIVVPLKAIGVDLDIVPGTGPVVAEPIRSQAQLEQFRDIEPDDIAPITDAVTALVGELGSTPLIGFAGAPFTLASYLVEGGPSRDHRLTKQLMYSDPELWHALLARMAAIASQFLRAQVEAGASAIQLFDSWAGALSLADYETYVKPHSATVLASVADLDVPRIHFGVGTGELLHSMGDAGADVVGVDWRVPLDEAVRRIGPDKAVQGNLDPTVVFAPTEFMQARAAEVIEAGRAAKGHVFNLGHGVLPATDPDALARLVDFVHGYETA encoded by the coding sequence ATGGTGAGCATCCCTACCCTGACCGACAGTGCGTTCCTGCAGGCCTGCCGCGGCGAACGTCCCGCGCACACCCCCGTCTGGTTCATGCGCCAGGCCGGTCGATCGCTGCCCGAGTACCTGGCGATCCGCGAGGGCACGACCATGCTCGACTCCTGCTTCCGCACCGACATGGTCGTGGAGATCACGATGCAGCCCGTGCGCCGCTACGGCGTCGACGCGGCGATCTTCTTCTCCGACATCGTGGTGCCGCTCAAGGCGATCGGGGTCGACCTGGACATCGTCCCCGGCACCGGACCCGTCGTGGCCGAGCCGATCCGCTCGCAGGCGCAGCTCGAGCAGTTCCGTGACATTGAGCCCGACGACATCGCGCCGATCACCGACGCGGTCACGGCGCTGGTCGGCGAGCTCGGCTCCACTCCGCTGATCGGTTTCGCCGGGGCGCCGTTCACCCTCGCGTCCTACCTCGTCGAGGGCGGACCGTCGCGGGACCACCGCCTGACCAAGCAGCTGATGTACTCCGACCCCGAGCTGTGGCACGCGCTGCTGGCGCGCATGGCCGCGATCGCGAGCCAGTTCCTGCGGGCGCAGGTCGAGGCCGGCGCGTCGGCGATCCAGCTGTTCGACTCCTGGGCCGGGGCGCTCTCGCTCGCCGACTACGAGACGTACGTCAAGCCGCACTCGGCCACGGTGCTCGCGTCGGTCGCGGACCTCGACGTCCCCCGCATCCACTTCGGCGTCGGCACCGGCGAGCTGCTGCACTCGATGGGCGACGCCGGGGCGGACGTCGTCGGCGTGGACTGGCGCGTGCCGCTCGACGAGGCCGTGCGCCGCATCGGTCCCGACAAGGCCGTCCAGGGCAATCTCGACCCGACCGTCGTGTTCGCGCCGACCGAGTTCATGCAGGCGCGCGCCGCGGAGGTCATCGAGGCCGGCCGCGCCGCGAAGGGACACGTGTTCAACCTCGGCCACGGCGTGCTGCCGGCGACCGACCCCGACGCGTTGGCCCGGCTGGTCGACTTCGTCCACGGCTACGAGACGGCGTAG
- the msrB gene encoding peptide-methionine (R)-S-oxide reductase MsrB yields MTQQSDKTYAVDKTDEQWKAELSPAEYQVLRQAGTERPFTSSYETDPTVGVYACRACGTELFRSETKFDAHCGWPAFYAPLAEDRVEYIEDRSLFGGVRTEVRCANCGSHLGHVFEGEGFATPTDQRYCINGISLTLQPDAQ; encoded by the coding sequence ATGACCCAGCAGAGCGACAAGACGTACGCCGTCGACAAGACCGACGAGCAGTGGAAGGCCGAGCTCAGCCCGGCCGAGTACCAGGTCCTGCGCCAGGCCGGCACCGAACGCCCCTTCACGTCGTCCTACGAGACGGACCCGACGGTCGGCGTGTACGCGTGCCGCGCCTGCGGGACCGAGCTGTTCCGCAGCGAGACCAAGTTCGACGCCCACTGCGGCTGGCCGGCGTTCTACGCCCCGCTCGCCGAGGACCGGGTCGAGTACATCGAGGACCGCTCGCTGTTCGGCGGCGTCCGCACCGAGGTCCGTTGCGCGAACTGCGGCTCCCACCTCGGGCACGTGTTCGAGGGCGAGGGCTTCGCGACCCCGACCGACCAGCGTTACTGCATCAACGGCATCAGCCTGACCCTGCAGCCCGACGCCCAGTAG
- a CDS encoding HRDC domain-containing protein — MSTDPQTGPDDTSSVPDESPEPVVPEAPRLQLRDPLPPVVDTPELLQDTCERIAAGTGPIALDAERASGYRYSQRAYLIQIRREGSGTHLVDPTAFDSLVPLDTAFDGNEWILHAATQDLMCLAEVGLYPEALFDTELAGRLLNLPRVGLAALVEHYLGLSLAKEFSAADWSTRPLPEPWLVYAALDVEVLIELRNLIDEDLQKAGKREWAAEEFEALLLFQGPPERKEPWRRTSGIHKARGRRALGLVRELWETRDRIAEQRDTTPGRILPDASILELATSPPQDVAALKSMRIMRNRGPRRFASEWFDAIERGLAIAEIKLPTTNQRIDGPPPPRAWADKNPAAADRLSRSREVVTALAEEHDLPTENLISPQLVRNLAWEPPAEITPETVGAALRDQGARRWQVGLVAAPLAEALADVSS, encoded by the coding sequence TTGAGCACTGATCCGCAGACCGGGCCCGACGACACGAGCAGCGTCCCGGACGAGTCACCCGAGCCCGTCGTCCCCGAGGCGCCGCGCCTGCAGCTGCGCGACCCGCTCCCCCCGGTCGTCGACACCCCCGAGCTGCTGCAGGACACGTGCGAGCGCATCGCCGCCGGCACCGGGCCGATCGCCCTGGACGCCGAGCGCGCCTCCGGCTACCGCTACTCCCAGCGCGCCTACCTGATCCAGATCCGGCGTGAGGGCTCCGGGACGCACCTGGTCGACCCGACGGCGTTCGACAGCCTCGTCCCCCTCGACACCGCCTTCGACGGCAACGAGTGGATCCTGCACGCCGCGACGCAGGACCTCATGTGCCTGGCCGAGGTTGGTCTCTACCCCGAGGCCCTGTTCGACACCGAGCTCGCCGGCCGCCTGCTGAACCTGCCCCGCGTGGGGCTCGCCGCGCTCGTCGAGCACTACCTGGGGCTGAGCCTGGCCAAGGAGTTCTCCGCCGCGGACTGGTCGACCCGTCCCCTGCCCGAGCCGTGGCTGGTCTACGCCGCGCTCGACGTCGAGGTCCTCATCGAGCTGCGCAACCTCATCGACGAGGACCTGCAGAAGGCCGGCAAGCGCGAATGGGCCGCCGAGGAGTTCGAGGCCCTGCTGCTGTTCCAGGGTCCCCCGGAGCGCAAGGAGCCGTGGCGCCGCACGTCCGGCATCCACAAGGCACGCGGACGCCGGGCGCTCGGCCTGGTCCGAGAGCTGTGGGAGACCCGCGACCGCATCGCCGAGCAGCGGGACACCACCCCGGGCCGCATCCTGCCCGACGCCTCGATCCTCGAGCTGGCCACGTCGCCGCCGCAGGACGTCGCCGCGCTCAAGAGCATGCGCATCATGCGCAACCGCGGGCCCCGGCGGTTCGCCAGCGAGTGGTTCGACGCGATCGAGCGCGGTCTGGCGATCGCCGAGATCAAGCTGCCGACCACCAACCAGCGCATCGACGGGCCACCGCCGCCGCGGGCGTGGGCCGACAAGAACCCGGCCGCCGCCGATCGCCTCTCCCGCAGCCGCGAGGTGGTGACCGCACTCGCCGAGGAGCACGACCTGCCGACCGAGAACCTCATCTCGCCGCAGCTGGTCCGCAACCTCGCGTGGGAGCCGCCCGCCGAGATCACGCCCGAGACGGTGGGTGCCGCCCTGCGCGACCAGGGCGCACGCAGGTGGCAGGTGGGGCTTGTCGCCGCACCGCTGGCCGAGGCCCTCGCCGACGTTTCTTCGTGA
- a CDS encoding response regulator transcription factor — MLCDAIRTAHAGNAVLAPADLTTLLEGTFRERRAVPAGYADLTDREREVLAAVARGLSNAEIAEEIFSSESTGKTHVGGILRKLGLRDRVQIVVFSHEHGLTPSERRTS; from the coding sequence ATGCTGTGCGACGCGATCCGCACAGCCCACGCCGGCAACGCGGTCCTCGCCCCCGCCGACCTCACGACCCTGCTGGAGGGGACGTTCCGCGAGCGGCGGGCGGTCCCCGCCGGGTACGCCGACCTGACCGACCGCGAGCGCGAGGTGCTCGCCGCGGTGGCCCGCGGACTCAGCAACGCCGAGATCGCGGAGGAGATCTTCTCCAGCGAGTCGACCGGCAAGACCCACGTCGGCGGGATCCTGCGCAAGCTCGGGCTGCGTGACCGGGTGCAGATCGTGGTCTTCTCGCACGAGCACGGGCTGACGCCGTCCGAGCGCCGTACGTCCTAG
- a CDS encoding DUF3000 domain-containing protein: MGVRSEIDRTPAQFTDAVGQVRQAVLRPEVVVDEMPAPQRIAPHAYAMSGDVVVSEDELGTGRFILLHDPAGNDAWGGTFRCVTFARADIEADMAADPVLPSVGWSWLTEALDAFGSAYSAASGSVTVVRSEGFGEMQEDGGDAQIEVRASWTPSMHQPPSDMGGHAAAWSNLLCAIAGLPPLAPGVVPLQRRRGVR; the protein is encoded by the coding sequence GTGGGAGTCAGAAGTGAGATCGACCGCACCCCGGCCCAGTTCACGGACGCGGTCGGCCAGGTGCGGCAAGCCGTCCTTCGACCCGAGGTCGTGGTCGACGAGATGCCCGCGCCCCAACGCATCGCCCCGCACGCGTACGCGATGAGCGGCGACGTCGTGGTCAGCGAGGACGAGCTCGGGACCGGTCGCTTCATCCTTCTGCACGACCCGGCCGGCAACGACGCGTGGGGCGGGACGTTCCGCTGCGTCACCTTCGCCCGCGCGGACATCGAGGCCGACATGGCCGCCGACCCGGTCCTGCCCAGCGTCGGCTGGAGCTGGCTGACCGAGGCGCTCGACGCCTTCGGCAGCGCCTACTCCGCGGCGAGTGGCAGCGTCACGGTCGTGCGGTCCGAGGGCTTCGGCGAGATGCAGGAGGACGGCGGCGACGCCCAGATCGAGGTGCGCGCGTCGTGGACCCCGTCGATGCACCAGCCGCCCTCCGACATGGGCGGCCACGCGGCCGCCTGGTCCAACCTGCTGTGCGCGATCGCCGGCCTGCCACCCCTGGCACCCGGCGTCGTCCCGCTGCAGCGCAGGCGTGGTGTGCGTTGA
- the hemQ gene encoding hydrogen peroxide-dependent heme synthase has product MTAAPIPNKGKLAKDINETIRYTMWSVFRLDRVLGDADRQAEAAEVDALIAKLAAEDTIVRGTYDVSGLRADADLMIWWHASTSEALQAAYNAFRRTALGSRMAPVWSQMALHRPAEFNRSHIPAFMAEEQVRAYVCVYPFVRSYEWYLLPDDERRAILKEHGMAARDYPDVRANTVASFALGDYEWMLAFEADELHRIVDLMRELRATEARRHVREEIPFYTGKAHTVTELTSLWP; this is encoded by the coding sequence ATGACTGCTGCGCCGATCCCCAACAAGGGCAAGCTCGCCAAGGACATCAACGAGACCATCCGCTACACGATGTGGTCGGTGTTCCGCCTGGACCGCGTGCTCGGCGACGCCGACCGGCAGGCCGAGGCCGCCGAGGTCGATGCGCTGATCGCCAAGCTCGCAGCGGAGGACACCATCGTCCGCGGCACCTACGACGTCAGTGGCCTGCGCGCCGACGCCGACCTGATGATCTGGTGGCACGCATCGACGAGCGAGGCGCTCCAGGCGGCCTACAACGCGTTCCGCCGCACGGCACTCGGCTCGCGCATGGCCCCGGTCTGGTCGCAGATGGCGCTGCACCGGCCGGCGGAGTTCAACCGCTCGCACATCCCGGCCTTCATGGCCGAGGAGCAGGTGCGCGCGTACGTCTGCGTGTACCCGTTCGTGCGGTCGTACGAGTGGTATCTGCTGCCCGACGACGAGCGCCGCGCCATCCTCAAGGAGCACGGCATGGCCGCCCGGGACTACCCGGACGTGCGCGCCAACACCGTGGCCTCGTTCGCCCTCGGCGACTACGAGTGGATGCTGGCCTTCGAGGCCGATGAGCTGCACCGCATCGTCGACCTGATGCGCGAGCTGCGCGCGACCGAGGCGCGTCGGCACGTGCGCGAGGAGATCCCGTTCTACACCGGCAAGGCGCACACGGTCACCGAGCTCACGTCCCTCTGGCCCTAG
- a CDS encoding PPK2 family polyphosphate kinase, with product MSPTLSSQLTVSGPIDLSGYDSRATTGFDGKKADAKKALARLGDELGDLQEKLFAAGRTGSRSTRVLVVLQGMDTSGKGGIVRHVAGLADPQGLAITSFKSPTPAELKHDFLWRVRKALPEPGMIGIFDRSHYEDVLIGRVRELASPQELERRYDAINAFEQKFTDSGGVLVKCFLHITKDDQKDRLAARLDDPTKYWKYSPGDLDERELWSDYQEAYEIALERCGEAAPWHLVPSGRKWYRNWAVATLLLEQLRALDLDWPAPDFDVAAEKKRLARM from the coding sequence ATGTCGCCGACCCTGAGCTCGCAGCTGACCGTGTCCGGCCCGATCGACCTGTCGGGGTACGACTCGCGGGCGACGACCGGGTTCGACGGCAAGAAGGCCGATGCGAAGAAGGCGCTCGCCCGGCTCGGCGACGAGCTGGGCGACCTGCAGGAGAAGCTGTTCGCGGCCGGGCGCACCGGGTCGCGCAGCACCCGGGTGCTCGTGGTGCTGCAAGGCATGGACACCTCAGGCAAGGGCGGGATCGTCCGCCACGTGGCCGGCCTGGCCGATCCGCAGGGCCTTGCGATCACCTCCTTCAAGAGCCCGACGCCGGCCGAGCTCAAGCACGACTTCCTGTGGCGGGTCAGGAAGGCGCTGCCGGAGCCGGGGATGATCGGCATCTTCGACCGCTCCCACTACGAGGACGTCCTGATCGGCCGGGTGCGCGAGCTCGCGTCGCCGCAGGAGCTTGAGCGGCGCTACGACGCGATCAACGCGTTCGAGCAGAAGTTCACCGACTCCGGCGGGGTCCTGGTCAAGTGCTTCCTGCACATCACCAAGGACGACCAGAAGGACCGGCTGGCCGCACGCCTCGACGACCCGACCAAGTACTGGAAGTACAGTCCCGGCGACCTCGACGAGCGCGAGCTGTGGAGCGACTACCAGGAGGCGTACGAGATCGCGCTCGAGCGCTGTGGCGAGGCGGCTCCGTGGCACCTCGTGCCGAGCGGGCGCAAGTGGTACCGCAACTGGGCCGTCGCGACCCTGCTGCTCGAGCAGCTCCGCGCCCTGGACCTCGACTGGCCGGCGCCGGACTTCGACGTGGCCGCGGAGAAGAAGCGACTCGCCCGGATGTAG
- the hemG gene encoding protoporphyrinogen oxidase encodes MKVAVVGGGMAGLAAAYELASSGAEAVVLEGSDRLGGKLRLGEVGGLTLDLGAESVLARRPEGLDLIHAVGLDDRVVHPATTTAAIWTHGALRPMPPTVMGIPADPAALAASGIAELQTPRLLPVPDHDVSVAEFVTERLGRDVLDRLVEPLLGGVYAGTTDHLSLRATTPQIAGLGEDLIAAAAANRAAATRTGPVFAGLVGGIGQLPAAVAATPGIEVRLDATVRAVARAGDGWRLSVGPTTDVETIHADAVVVAAPAPAAARLLAVDAPAAAFALAAIDYASMAIITFVLDDAEVPEGSGFLVPPVDGTFIKAATVSSNKWGWVGASGRTVIRTSVGRAGESTLLQYNDADLAARALADLRQAFGALPDPMDQVVHRWGGGLPQYDVGHLDRVETIERSVAEVPGLEVCGAAYRGVGIPAVIASGRAAARRLLDAGTMAS; translated from the coding sequence ATGAAGGTCGCCGTCGTCGGTGGAGGCATGGCCGGGTTGGCCGCCGCGTACGAGCTCGCGTCCTCGGGCGCCGAGGCCGTCGTGCTGGAGGGGTCCGACCGTCTCGGCGGCAAGCTCCGCCTCGGCGAGGTCGGCGGCCTCACCCTCGACCTGGGCGCGGAGTCCGTCCTCGCGCGTCGTCCCGAGGGCCTCGACCTGATCCACGCGGTCGGTCTCGACGACCGGGTCGTCCACCCCGCCACGACGACCGCCGCGATCTGGACCCACGGTGCGCTGCGCCCGATGCCGCCCACGGTGATGGGCATCCCCGCCGATCCCGCCGCGCTGGCCGCCTCCGGCATCGCGGAGCTGCAGACGCCCCGGCTCCTGCCCGTGCCGGACCACGACGTCTCGGTCGCGGAGTTCGTCACCGAGCGCCTGGGCCGTGACGTGCTGGACCGGCTCGTGGAGCCGCTGTTGGGCGGCGTCTACGCCGGGACCACCGACCACCTGTCGCTGCGGGCGACCACACCGCAGATCGCGGGCCTGGGGGAGGACCTCATCGCGGCCGCTGCGGCGAACCGGGCCGCCGCGACCAGGACCGGACCGGTCTTCGCCGGGCTCGTCGGCGGCATCGGCCAACTGCCGGCCGCTGTCGCCGCGACCCCGGGCATCGAGGTGCGGCTCGACGCGACCGTGCGCGCCGTCGCGCGTGCCGGCGACGGATGGCGGCTGTCGGTCGGCCCGACGACCGACGTCGAGACCATCCACGCCGACGCCGTCGTGGTCGCGGCCCCCGCACCCGCCGCGGCACGGCTGCTCGCGGTCGACGCCCCCGCAGCGGCGTTCGCCCTCGCGGCGATCGACTACGCCAGCATGGCCATCATCACCTTCGTGCTGGACGACGCCGAGGTGCCCGAGGGGTCGGGGTTCCTCGTCCCGCCCGTCGACGGCACGTTCATCAAGGCGGCCACGGTGTCGTCCAACAAGTGGGGCTGGGTCGGCGCCTCGGGCCGCACCGTCATCCGCACGTCGGTGGGACGTGCCGGCGAGTCCACGCTCCTTCAGTACAACGACGCCGACCTCGCGGCCCGGGCGCTCGCCGACCTGCGCCAGGCGTTCGGCGCCCTGCCCGACCCGATGGACCAGGTCGTCCACCGGTGGGGCGGGGGACTGCCGCAGTACGACGTCGGGCACCTGGACCGGGTCGAGACGATCGAGCGGTCCGTCGCCGAGGTCCCGGGCCTCGAGGTCTGCGGCGCCGCCTACCGCGGGGTGGGCATCCCCGCCGTGATCGCGTCGGGACGGGCTGCTGCCCGCCGGTTGCTCGACGCTGGGACAATGGCCTCATGA
- a CDS encoding AbrB family transcriptional regulator, translating to MSARPTRESAVSWIILATLVAGVSILLTIAGFPSALLFGGLLGGLVFALATGRTVAVPGWTFTIAQAIIGVTVGASVDLDVLADLGSDWPAVIVISVVTLLLSVLAGQLLRLHRGVTPVTASFASVAGGASGMTAVAHDLGADDRVVTVIQYLRVLVVLLAMPAAVSMVFDADTGTAAGAVSPVTTTAGVVYSVLAVGLGLVAGRVLHLPSPAVLGALLASVALGAVPVFADVDVPVWVQAVGFLLIGLQVGLRFTLDSLKAIGRMLPTALLVIAIIIGTCAAFGVLLAELTGVSELDAYLATTPGGLYAVLATSADTGGNVTFVTAVQIIRLLLVLLAAPLLGQWLTRRER from the coding sequence GTGAGCGCCCGTCCGACCCGCGAGTCCGCGGTCTCGTGGATCATCCTGGCGACGCTGGTGGCGGGCGTCTCGATACTCCTGACCATCGCCGGCTTCCCGTCCGCGCTGCTGTTCGGCGGACTGCTCGGGGGGCTCGTCTTCGCCCTCGCGACGGGCCGGACGGTCGCGGTGCCCGGGTGGACCTTCACGATCGCGCAGGCGATCATCGGCGTCACGGTCGGCGCGTCCGTGGACCTCGACGTCCTCGCCGACCTGGGGAGTGACTGGCCTGCCGTCATCGTCATCTCGGTCGTCACGCTGCTGCTGAGCGTGCTCGCCGGTCAGCTGCTGCGGCTGCACCGCGGCGTCACCCCCGTCACGGCGTCGTTCGCCTCGGTGGCCGGCGGCGCCTCCGGCATGACCGCGGTCGCGCACGACCTCGGCGCGGACGACCGCGTCGTCACGGTCATCCAGTACCTCCGCGTGCTGGTGGTCCTCCTGGCGATGCCCGCAGCGGTGTCGATGGTCTTCGACGCCGACACCGGGACGGCCGCCGGCGCGGTGTCCCCGGTCACGACCACCGCGGGCGTCGTCTACTCCGTGCTGGCCGTCGGCCTCGGTCTCGTGGCCGGTCGCGTCCTCCACCTGCCGTCCCCCGCCGTGCTGGGCGCCCTGCTGGCCTCCGTCGCGCTCGGCGCCGTCCCCGTGTTCGCGGACGTCGACGTCCCGGTGTGGGTGCAGGCGGTCGGCTTCCTGCTCATCGGTCTGCAGGTCGGGCTGCGGTTCACCCTGGACAGCCTCAAGGCCATCGGCCGGATGCTCCCGACGGCCCTGCTCGTCATCGCGATCATCATCGGGACCTGCGCCGCGTTCGGAGTCCTCCTCGCCGAGCTGACCGGCGTCTCCGAGCTCGACGCCTACCTCGCGACGACCCCCGGCGGGCTGTACGCCGTCCTCGCGACCTCGGCCGACACCGGCGGCAACGTCACGTTCGTGACGGCCGTGCAGATCATCCGGCTGCTGCTCGTGCTGCTCGCGGCCCCGCTGCTGGGTCAGTGGCTGACCCGCCGCGAGCGCTAG